The nucleotide sequence GCCTTATTATGGGATTATGACTGCAACTTTTACTAGCTATCACCAGTAAAACAACAGACACTATCAGAGCTGCAGGCTTCTAGAATTTGGCTTAAGGAAGATCTCTTACTTACCTCTTATAATGCCCAATACTGCACCCACTAAAATCAATATAAAAAACTCCCATTGCCATTGCCATCAGTGagtgcaggattgagccccaaaCTGTCCACAAGAAACAGTAAAATTTTTTGCCTAATGACACCTTCTTGTTTTCAGTTATACTGAACATAttggtttttaacttttttatagATAGTTTGAAGGAGGAGTAACAGGCCATTTTTGAGATAGAAATTGACAGAAACTTTAATCtaaaattaaagtttttaaatGACTAATATTTTTATGACCTGTAAATGAAAACTAGTTTGAAGAATTTTCTCCAAATATGTACAGAAATGTTTTCCTTTGCCTTAAGAGTAAATGTGACCACAGTCAGGTCAAATTGATTTTCCAAGCCAAAATTATAGCAGAAACTGATTGCAACCTTAACGACAGAGAGGCTGCTGTTATGTAAGTATCTCCATAATACTTAGCACCTGGACTTAAGTTGATGTGACCACAGTAGGTCTGTCCTGGTTGAAAGAACcataagcttgtctctctctctctcattatagGCTTACAAGTGTGGTGGACAGATAATTTGTTACTTAATGTTTTAGCATACAACCTTCATTGGAGGCTTACAAGCTATTATATACTCAGATTTTTCAGATTTCCATTCACTGGTTAAGCTCTTTTTTTAAGATGAGTTGAGTCACTACTGTGAGTGATTTTCCATACTGAACcagttaagaaaataaaaatatgtacgAGTATTATTTGTCATGTTCTTATTTTAGTACAAATTATCTGTTTGTGGTTTGTTATGGATATTTTACATAACTAGCTTCCAGATACCTGGAACTGTCTTCCACTAAAAACATGTAAGGTTATGTGGTCAACAGACTGCCACATTATTTAAACTAAGCCTTTGGAACTTGGAAACAATAAATACTACTTACTAATCCTTATATAACATTGTTGTGTGTTTAAAGAATTTTACAAATATCAGTAATCCTCACAATAACCCTGTGGAATAAATGACTATTATTAGCAATAAAACATAGGGCCCAATCCCCAACAGGTGTATCTCCATAATTAAACTGTGCCAGTCTACATAAGAGGGGTTTTGGCTCAGTCTAGAATGAAAGTTTCCAAATTCTGAATTATGGAACACTTGCTGGTGATCCATGGagagctgccccccgccccccttcgtATTTCCAactgctaaattgcattaaaagaaggtacaacatttttaaaaaaccctttgcCAATATTACTTTTTCACATGTTTAATTGCTGTAGATGCTACAGAGATATTATGGAATGCAAAGGAGTGGGCAAGAGGTGGTCTTCAAAATTAAGAGTGGGAAAGCAAATGGTCTCTAATACAATACCTGTATTAAAATGTGATCTGTACTATTAGGAACCCATGATCCAGAACACATTCCTGTTTCTTGTGCTGTGCCCCTGGCATCTGCTTTTCTACCAGCATTTTACTACCTATTCCTAAAAAGCTACAGAGTGGTTTGGTCTTTACAAAATATCCACTGTGTGCAATATTGTCTTTACTAGATGACTTACCTAATGGATTAATTAAATCTGTACTAAAATATCCTATGAAGTCAAATTGTGCCATACAACTCATTTAGGTAACTCATTATTTCCTGGATCTTATCTTTCAGAAAACACACCTGAGAAGTATTTGTCTCTACTGCCAGCAGTATCTTATTCTGAAGAGACATTTTCTCAGCTTTTTAAATAATGCAACTGGAATAACCATCTTCATTCTTTggtaattataattttaaaaaacaaaactagtaaataaataattatttgtaaTTGCGCAGTATCTTTCTCCCGATGATCTCCAGTCACTTTACAAAGCTGGATTCCCCAGGGGTCCGTTCCCCAATCtccgccccctgctgccccagtgcTTTGTGCTCCACATCCCTTCTGCCCGTTGCCCCACTATGTGCCCTGCAtgctcactccccaccccctttttgggTCAAGTCTCCCTAATAGGGGCTGTCTTGTCCCATCCCAACAGTACCTTCCTTCATCTCATTGGGAAGAGGGCTGGTGAGTGTCCTCTGTCCTCTCATTGCTCCAGGTTCGTTGGGAGGGAAttcttcctctcctttcctgTAAGTGTAGACAACAGGAAGGAAGCTGGATTCTTTCCTCTGGATCCACCTGCTGTTTGAATTGGGTGCCACCTCTGCCTTTCAGTTTGTTAGCCCCTAAGGAGGGTGAGAGAAGAAAGCTAAATCTGCCACTGCTGCACACAAAATCAGCAGAAGGGCTGGAACTGGCCTGCCCTTACCTCCCCTGTGCCACAGGCTCAAAGACATTATTGCTCCCTCCTGCTTGGGAGTTTGAGGGAAATGTCCCactcttttcccccaaaagaatCCTCCAGTGGTTGCATCTATGATTGAGGCCTTCATTTTCAAAAACGTCCACCAAGTTTGGGGTGCCAAACTTGAGACTCTAGATCCACAGAAGgaactaagggtttgtctacatggcaagttagCAAGGCAGCAAGAATCTATAGTGCACCTATTTGCCACACAGTCATTTCCAGGGCAGTGAAAGTGTTGGAGTGCAGCTTAATGTATTAGACTTTCAAGTAGTAGTAAACCAAGTGCACTCCGGGACTTTCACTGCGCTGTAAGTGTCCACATGGGatgttactgcacagcaagctggtgcactgtagattcacaacGTGGCTTGGCGCACAGTAAAttgctatgtagacaagcccttagattcaGCACTGGAGTGCTTAACATTTAGGAACCCTGTCACATagcagcagccacagctccaAGTTAGGTGTCCAGACTCTCTGCACAATGCATGAAgcgagttaggtgcctaagaatagGATTCACAGAAGCCGGCAGCAGGTGAAGATAGTGGTGCTGCTGTCAGCCCCCTTATATCTTATAGCCCCACTGTGTAGAGCAGTCATCTAGGATGAGGGAGACTTGGGgtcaagtccctactctgcctgatGTATACCAGGGACCTGAACCCAGGTGTTCCACCTCCCAGGTGAATGTCATAACCACAGGGCTATAGGATATTCCAGGGGAAAGCTCTCAATCTCTCCCGTTGAtcctgttccactttgaataaaATGCTTACTATTTTTGGAGCAGGGAGTAggacctgggtctcccaggtgagtgcccaaaccactaGACTATAGAGtcattgtctgtctctctctcactttagcctaatgactatttaagtacTTTCTAAGGGACTTTACCAGCAGAAACTTAGGAATCTCTGGGTAAgatggcagctgagcaggagttttgagaatctaaattttggattatggatctagccctaagggcctgattttcagaggcacccaCAGTTTTAGTTAAAAATCAGTGGGACATatggatgcttctgaaaatcaggcttaaGGTATTTCAAGATTGGCACCCAAACTGAAGATACTTGACGTGTCCATGACATTGTGACCAAACCAACCTACAACCAACATCTACTTGATTCTGTTGGCATGTTCCCATCTTTCCCATCTTGCTCCTCAGACCAGTGAAAGTGTGCGTGGATGGTGTACGTGCACTCATCTGAAACACTTCTGTGAagggtcttttttaaaaaaaaaattctatcagCTGTTTGACCTATTGGACATTTGGAATATTAGTTGTCGTTCTGGTGGAATCCAGGTGAGACAATCAAAGGTGCGCGACAAAGGCAAACTATCATACAGCTTTGCAGTCACTCACAATATTATCACCAAAACGTGTTTATGTGTATGACTGGGAACCATGTGATAAATTAGAAGGGTATAAGATAATCTACACACGAAGGTAAAATTGAACAAGCAGGTTATATATATGTACTTATCACATGCCTGTGACTACATTACCTGCCCACTGATCAATCTCTGTGATTATATTTAACTATTTCAAACCATTGAGTGGCTTAAAACAactgccatttattttaaaatcaaccagccaaataaatattttctccttctctcccaaTATTACCTGTATTGCTGTAATACCTAGAGGCCGCCAATTAAAGAATAAGAGTGAGGCACACATAACAAACAGTCCCTGTTCCTAAGTTCTTACAATCTAATGTGGAAGGAATTCTTCCCTGCGGTTCAAGATGGGCAAGATTCAGTCCTGAGCCAGTGACAGCTTTTTATACATCAAGAGTTACAGTTTAAAAATCCAGTAGCCCACACCTTCACAGGGCTAAAAACAGGCACTGTACTATTTGGAAGAAGAAATTCCTTCCTCAGTGGAACTCGGAGCTTGAATCTAGCCTTGGACGAGGCTGAACTGTAAGACTTCAAATTTGTGACATTTTTATATCTAGGAAGAACAATTTTAGGTATTTTACTTTAAATAGTTTTAACCTCTCACTCTGGGCCCTGTGGAGCTGGACCCTCTTTAAAGTTGGTAAcattaatttttcagtaatatatATGGGCATATGCAAGATGGTGTGGGATAAACATTTTATCAGCAGGAGATAAAATGATGTTTAGTATAATTTACTTGTGGCTTTCCACTTCTGAGTAAGGGAATCATCCCAGACTCCTGCTGATTAAAACCCTCATACCAATACGTACCATCAGTATTTCCTATATATTTCATGGTTCCACACTTTATCAGAGGGCTTCACAGTCTGTCACATACGTCTGCATATGTGGCGTATATGTAATATGATACTGCTTTTCTGCCAACCACTCTTCGTTACATTATTATCTTCAGAAAAGATGTGTGTATGTTACTAAATATTCTAATTGTTtttgtggttgttttgttttagctGCATCAGTGCATATCTACCAAGAATAGAAGCTGAAAGAAGAAGGTGGGAGGCGGTTATAGAGGATTTGCATATGATTAAAGGCATAACTGATGTAAGTTCACAAAGCATtaatgtttcatagaatcatttGGGTAGGAAGAGACCTGGAGTTGGTTGTCTAGCCGAGtgcttaaataataaataagtggggggagaagggaggggaagaagagaactCATGTAATGTTGTAGCACAGGAATAAGCAGGGGAGTAGATAACAATATGTGACACTTAGAGTGGACTCTGCATTACAGCCCCTTAAATTAAGTGTTTTCTTcttcaatttttatttctttcagtgCTCTATTTTAATCTCTGCAGTATTTGTTCTTAGTCAGATAAAACAAGAAGAGAGTGTTTCTGAAGAGAAGAATTGGGAGTAGGCTTCTTCTGAGAAAGTACTGCTAGAACTCAGTTCCAGAAATGTGCTTCTTACTTGGAGCCTCATGCTGTGAGGTGCTGGGGAATATCaatgtccactgacttcagtgatctccagcatcttgcaggattgaccCTTTGAGCACTGAGCTATGCCATTCCCCTGGTAGGATTGACTTTATTATCCCTAAACTCAAGAATTATTGTTTATATATCcaaatctgttttcttttagAGCATTGATGCCTGTTTATACACTGCATATATAGACAAGTCAGTAAGTACATTTTGTAAATTTGACCTAGACTGGTCTAAGGGTCTTATTTCTTCTGAAGTAACCAGCTAAAGGCAATTGATGTTTAATTTGATCAAAGCTTCTGAAACCAAAtcatttgcattaaaaataagTTCCCATTCTTTATGTATATTAATCGGGATGACTGTAAGCAGATATGGCTACTGAATCATTGGCTATAGAAGTTTATCAGTTAAAAAGGCTATAGAAGTTTGTCAGTTGACAAAATGATTTTTATCAAAAGGAAGAACTTTCCTTTTTGTCAAAAGAAAACATGATTCTCCAACATTGTGCACTCTGCTAGAGCATTCTAAAATAGTGTTAAGATCTAAACTGCATAGGCTATTCACCTTCAGATAGTTTCTAACTGGAAGAATGGCAAAGCTAGGGATAACTACCGTATACAGTTATTTCAGTTTAGGGGATATAATTTATATCACAATCATCAGAGAGGTCATGTAGccaatctaattttaaaatgatctccTCAATGCAGCTTCTACACTCTCCTAGGAAGACTGTTCCACAGCCTAATATATGTTACTGTCAGGAAGGTTTTCTTGATAGCTAAAACTTTTAGTTTTTTTAAGAGAGAGGCAATATAGTCCCATGGACAAGGCATGGCTTTGGGAatcagaacacctgggttctgttcctggctctatcactgacctgctgtggtACCTGAGGCAAAATCAATCCatctctgtttctccatctgtaaaatagggatagcgatgctcccttttaaaaaaaattgtttgagagTTATGGATGGGAATTGCTAtcagagctaagtattattaataataacttGATCTTATTATTCTTAATTATACCCCAAAGTATATCCTAATTAATTCCCATCCTATCTTGGTATTTACATTTTTCACCAAGCCTGTTATGTCCTGACCCACCTTTAAATGTAATTTAACCAAGCTACACATTAATTCTCATGATCAGTGTAGATATTTACAAACATTTGCATGGCAAAACAAATACACAGTAGATCAAAATCAGCTGCTGGTTTGCAAAATTTTGTGCCACATGTGGacctatttctttaatttttttattgtaaagccactgacatttttcatttttaggaTGAGTGCGAAGTACAAGTGATGGAATGCTTTTTGTTAGAGTTGAAAGTGATTTCCCAGGAATGTGAAATCACAAAAGGATGTAAAATCAAACAGTACATACGCAACGTGCTGGCAAATGTAAAAGCAAATTTACCAAAGAACACAAGTTTACCAAACAGTCCGGTAAGTGCCATCTACAATCATTGGAAAGAGAACAATCCAAAAAAAGCACCTTTAATGGCTTGAGATAAATTTTGCTGTCAGATACGCATGACGGGGGTGTGAATGGCAGTCACCCACTCACACACTGATTTACACAGACAGAATTTAGCTCTTCTCAGAATAAAGTTTTCTAGAATGTTAGCAAAACAAGTACTTCAGAGGGTGCATCTAGTGTGTGTGCAGGTGTAAACTGGTATCccatggccaacattttcaaactgaagTTCATAGAGTGgaccatatttagacacctaaagacATATCCCCTGGTTTTCAAAGGGCCTGAACACctgcatctcccactgaagtcactggcagcTCTGCAAGCTcatgtttaaaaatcaggccacttacatTTCAGTACTTAGGTTCCTTGGCAGCCTCCAGCAGGGCTCCTGTGGCAAGATTTGGCTCTCTATCAAAACCAATTCAGCTATCCCCAGTTTTAATATCAAACCAATTTTTACTCAAAGAATTGTGATTTTTCtattcttttgtttccttttttatttatttattttgcagaacA is from Chelonia mydas isolate rCheMyd1 chromosome 4, rCheMyd1.pri.v2, whole genome shotgun sequence and encodes:
- the IL15 gene encoding interleukin-15; translation: MLVMAWPPWNSVGTWHWLGTQKTHLRSICLYCQQYLILKRHFLSFLNNATGITIFILCCISAYLPRIEAERRRWEAVIEDLHMIKGITDSIDACLYTAYIDKSDECEVQVMECFLLELKVISQECEITKGCKIKQYIRNVLANVKANLPKNTSLPNSPNRNKITCKQCEEYEEGNFTYFIETFEEFAKHKLKFLLHVSK